In the genome of Parcubacteria group bacterium, one region contains:
- a CDS encoding AbrB/MazE/SpoVT family DNA-binding domain-containing protein yields the protein MTQKVLKVGSSAAVTIPKKSLEELGLKVGDRVAVEVDKKRKAVIVQPTKKLSVREGRVAELTLNFIDRYRKDLETLARK from the coding sequence ATGACGCAAAAAGTGTTAAAAGTAGGCAGTTCGGCGGCGGTAACCATTCCAAAAAAATCTTTGGAGGAGCTCGGTTTGAAGGTAGGGGATAGAGTTGCTGTTGAGGTAGATAAAAAGAGAAAAGCGGTAATCGTTCAGCCGACTAAAAAGCTTTCTGTAAGAGAAGGGCGGGTTGCTGAACTCACTTTGAATTTTATTGACCGATACAGAAAAGACCTAGAAACTCTGGCAAGGAAATAG
- a CDS encoding type II toxin-antitoxin system death-on-curing family toxin, with protein sequence MIYLSRRELLLIHSIIIDETGGPHGVRDYHVIAVLGDLPRQKFGGQELYKTIFIKAALYARNIIAGHPFVDGNKRTGMTAASVFLESNGYQIIAKKGEIEKFALKIVREKLDLEEIAKWLKKHSKKLK encoded by the coding sequence GTGATCTATTTAAGCAGAAGGGAACTTCTTTTAATCCATTCAATTATTATTGACGAAACGGGCGGCCCCCACGGTGTGCGGGATTATCATGTTATTGCAGTATTAGGAGATCTGCCTCGGCAGAAGTTCGGCGGGCAAGAGCTGTATAAGACTATTTTTATTAAAGCTGCTCTGTACGCGAGGAATATTATTGCTGGCCATCCATTTGTTGATGGCAATAAAAGAACAGGGATGACCGCCGCTTCTGTATTTTTAGAGAGTAACGGTTACCAAATTATTGCCAAGAAAGGGGAAATTGAAAAATTCGCCCTTAAAATTGTTAGAGAAAAACTCGATCTTGAAGAGATTGCGAAGTGGTTGAAAAAACATTCGAAAAAACTAAAGTGA